A window from Streptomyces sp. NBC_00271 encodes these proteins:
- a CDS encoding ATP-binding protein — translation MRDPLSAATDAFTGFLFGKVETTRLPVRTSTGQAQAVYLPTAAPGLGDSGVIIGREVYSGKGYIYDPFQLYGQQLPAPHWLVLGESGNGKSALEKTYVLRQLRFRDRQVVVLDAQGEDGVGEWNLIAEELGITPIRLDPTAALDMGIRLNPLDPAITTTGQLALLRTIIEVAMGHGLDERSGFALKVAHAYVNETIVERQPVLMDIVEQLRHPEPESAEAMNVAIDDVRAWGLDVALVLDRLVDGDLRGMFDGPTTVGIDLDAPLIVFDLSHIDRNSIAMPILMAIVGVWLEHTWIRPDRKKRIFLVEEAWHIINSPFVAQLFQRLLKFGRRLGLSFVAVVHHLSDVVDGAAAKEAAAILKMASTRTIYAQKADEARATGRVIGLPRWAVEIIPTLTPGIAVWDVNGNVQVVKHLITETERPLVFTDRAMTESSADHLADDALRAAELEAEERAAAFVEQHLADLDGSSESTVA, via the coding sequence ATGCGGGATCCGCTGTCCGCCGCGACAGACGCCTTCACGGGCTTCCTCTTCGGCAAGGTCGAGACGACCCGCCTGCCCGTGCGCACCTCCACGGGCCAGGCCCAGGCGGTCTACCTGCCGACCGCCGCACCCGGCCTCGGCGACTCGGGCGTCATCATCGGACGCGAGGTCTACTCCGGGAAGGGCTACATCTACGACCCCTTCCAGCTGTACGGCCAGCAGCTCCCCGCGCCCCACTGGCTGGTGCTCGGCGAGTCCGGCAACGGCAAGTCGGCGCTCGAGAAGACCTACGTCCTGCGCCAGCTGCGCTTCCGCGACCGCCAGGTCGTCGTGCTCGACGCACAGGGCGAGGACGGCGTCGGCGAGTGGAACCTCATCGCGGAAGAGCTGGGAATAACTCCCATCCGCCTGGACCCGACAGCGGCCCTGGACATGGGCATCCGCCTCAACCCGCTCGACCCGGCGATCACGACGACGGGCCAGCTGGCCCTGCTGCGCACGATCATCGAGGTCGCGATGGGCCACGGCCTCGACGAGCGCTCCGGCTTCGCCCTCAAGGTCGCACACGCCTATGTCAACGAGACGATCGTCGAGCGCCAGCCCGTACTGATGGACATCGTCGAACAGCTACGCCACCCCGAGCCGGAGTCGGCCGAGGCGATGAACGTCGCCATAGACGACGTACGGGCGTGGGGCCTGGACGTCGCCCTGGTCCTCGACCGCCTGGTCGACGGTGACCTCAGGGGCATGTTCGACGGCCCCACGACGGTAGGCATCGACCTCGACGCCCCGCTCATCGTCTTCGACCTGTCCCACATCGACCGCAACTCCATCGCCATGCCGATCCTGATGGCGATCGTCGGCGTGTGGCTGGAACACACCTGGATCCGCCCCGACCGCAAGAAGCGCATCTTCCTGGTGGAGGAGGCGTGGCACATCATCAACAGCCCCTTCGTGGCCCAACTCTTCCAGCGCCTGCTGAAGTTCGGCCGACGCCTGGGTCTGTCCTTCGTGGCGGTGGTCCACCATCTGTCCGACGTGGTGGACGGCGCCGCGGCCAAGGAGGCCGCCGCGATCCTGAAGATGGCGTCCACCCGGACGATCTACGCCCAGAAGGCCGACGAGGCACGGGCGACGGGCCGGGTGATCGGCCTGCCCAGGTGGGCCGTCGAGATCATCCCGACCCTGACGCCCGGTATCGCCGTCTGGGACGTCAACGGAAACGTCCAGGTGGTCAAACACCTCATCACCGAGACCGAACGCCCCCTCGTCTTCACCGACCGCGCCATGACCGAGTCCTCCGCCGACCACCTCGCCGACGACGCGCTGCGCGCCGCCGAACTCGAGGCCGAGGAACGCGCCGCGGCCTTCGTGGAGCAGCACCTCGCCGATCTCGACGGTTCGTCCGAGTCCACGGTGGCGTGA
- a CDS encoding type VI secretion protein encodes MSRDGRDRRKAESEGGIPDGLLVGVLAFLLGMTFLIWSATGLAGWFAHGAWPNAVTFARTPLALRYLIGHPHDVTGAWPDTPADQLSGYGLFWGLFIGQLMVLVVMTIFVMGTWARWRAVRARRKAGAYARPTPAPAQVPEPAPTPAAEQVPPHHEVPLPRPEPQPAELPKEAPQPAFSTAPLAVDGKRVGGWERNRAAGALILAPPESRHTTATQAVRDADGPALVITSNPAIWSETKDARAKLGPVLLYDPSHLCDTPARLHWSPSTGCEDKTTAAQRAIALLGPVRPTAKVDQAMADVAETLLRSYLHAAAVEDKAFRHVHRWAQGTQVQDAVRTLRTNPKAASGAAGELEAALTSHPERRDIAQELTARALSALFTVNVRESCTPNRSDALALDSFVNEGGTLYVVGEPIEDPKANPGAMPLLTALASSVVERGRRMAERSSSGRLDPPLTLVLDDVAAVAPLPQLPELLATGADQGLPTLALLRSQEQARARWPQHELPV; translated from the coding sequence ATGAGCCGGGACGGGCGGGACCGCCGCAAGGCGGAGAGCGAGGGCGGCATCCCGGACGGCCTGCTGGTCGGGGTGCTCGCCTTCCTGCTCGGCATGACCTTCCTGATCTGGTCGGCCACCGGACTCGCCGGCTGGTTCGCCCACGGCGCCTGGCCGAACGCGGTCACCTTCGCCCGTACGCCGCTGGCCCTGCGGTACCTGATCGGGCACCCGCACGACGTGACGGGCGCCTGGCCGGACACCCCCGCGGACCAGCTCTCGGGGTACGGGCTCTTCTGGGGCCTGTTCATCGGCCAGCTGATGGTGCTGGTCGTGATGACCATCTTCGTGATGGGGACATGGGCACGGTGGCGTGCGGTCCGGGCGAGACGGAAGGCGGGGGCGTACGCGAGACCGACGCCGGCGCCGGCACAGGTGCCCGAACCGGCTCCGACTCCCGCCGCCGAACAGGTCCCGCCGCATCACGAGGTCCCGCTGCCGCGACCCGAGCCGCAGCCGGCCGAGCTGCCCAAGGAGGCGCCGCAGCCGGCGTTTTCGACGGCTCCCTTGGCAGTGGACGGCAAACGGGTCGGTGGGTGGGAGAGAAATCGCGCCGCAGGCGCGCTCATCCTCGCCCCACCGGAATCCCGCCACACCACCGCGACCCAAGCCGTACGAGACGCGGACGGCCCCGCCCTGGTGATCACCTCCAACCCCGCCATCTGGTCGGAAACCAAGGACGCCAGAGCCAAACTCGGCCCCGTGCTCCTCTACGACCCCTCCCACCTCTGCGACACCCCGGCCCGCCTCCACTGGTCCCCCTCCACCGGCTGCGAGGACAAGACGACGGCCGCGCAAAGAGCCATCGCCCTCCTCGGCCCCGTACGCCCCACCGCCAAGGTCGACCAGGCCATGGCAGACGTCGCCGAAACGCTCCTGCGCAGCTATCTGCACGCCGCCGCGGTGGAGGACAAGGCCTTCCGCCACGTCCACCGCTGGGCCCAGGGCACCCAGGTACAGGACGCCGTACGAACCCTCCGCACGAACCCCAAGGCCGCCTCCGGCGCGGCGGGCGAACTCGAGGCCGCCCTCACCTCACACCCGGAACGCCGCGACATAGCACAGGAGTTGACGGCCCGCGCCCTGTCCGCCCTCTTCACGGTCAACGTCCGCGAATCCTGCACCCCGAACCGAAGTGACGCCCTCGCGCTGGATTCCTTCGTCAACGAAGGGGGCACGCTCTATGTGGTCGGTGAACCCATCGAGGACCCCAAGGCGAACCCCGGCGCGATGCCGCTCCTGACGGCCCTCGCCTCAAGCGTGGTCGAGCGCGGCCGGCGCATGGCCGAACGGTCATCCTCCGGTCGCCTCGACCCACCACTTACGCTCGTCCTGGACGACGTCGCCGCGGTGGCCCCGCTCCCCCAGCTCCCGGAGCTGCTCGCCACCGGAGCCGACCAGGGCCTGCCCACCCTGGCCCTCCTCCGCTCCCAGGAACAGGCCAGGGCCCGCTGGCCCCAGCACGAACTCCCGGTCTGA
- a CDS encoding GNAT family N-acetyltransferase — MNHVIRSIRADEWPAAKELRLAALRDPVAHLAFLETYEQAVARPDSFWQERAAGAAEGDGARQFVAVGPDGVWAGSVVMLVEKAGRRDFFEAVIDQDQGHLVGVFVRAEHRGSGVTDALVDSALAWAWERGLERVRLFVHEKNGRAEAFYRRAGFVPTGGSVASEGNEGTRDLEFVIARP; from the coding sequence ATGAACCATGTGATTCGTTCCATAAGGGCCGACGAGTGGCCCGCGGCCAAGGAGTTGCGGCTTGCCGCCCTGCGGGACCCCGTGGCGCATCTCGCGTTCCTGGAGACCTACGAGCAGGCGGTGGCCCGGCCCGACTCGTTCTGGCAGGAGCGGGCGGCGGGGGCCGCCGAGGGGGACGGGGCGCGGCAGTTCGTCGCGGTCGGGCCGGACGGGGTGTGGGCGGGTTCCGTGGTCATGCTGGTCGAGAAGGCCGGGCGGCGGGACTTCTTCGAGGCCGTGATCGACCAGGACCAGGGGCATTTGGTGGGTGTCTTCGTGCGGGCCGAGCACCGGGGGAGCGGTGTGACGGACGCGCTCGTCGACAGCGCTCTCGCCTGGGCCTGGGAGCGCGGGCTCGAGCGGGTACGGCTGTTCGTGCACGAGAAGAACGGGCGCGCCGAGGCCTTCTACCGCAGGGCGGGGTTCGTGCCGACCGGGGGTTCCGTGGCATCCGAGGGGAACGAGGGGACCCGGGATCTGGAGTTTGTGATCGCCAGGCCGTAG
- a CDS encoding CDP-alcohol phosphatidyltransferase family protein has product MTKVQLEELREVIHPAGKLESRAEHWAGRLYMRSLSLRVTRLMLGTRVSPNQITTVMVFAGVLSGVALVVPGLGGAVLSVLFMQLYLLLDCVDGEVARWRRQFSPLGVYLDRLGAYLADAAVMVGMGVRAAELGLNLYLVAGLAAAIGVLLLKSSSDLVQVARSDSGMQKATDQSVVPRSSGLARVRRLTSAVGLHRLVNGIECTILLLVTAIVDLALGDLTATKIATVAVTAIVWLLVPAHIVSIVASSRLK; this is encoded by the coding sequence ATGACCAAGGTCCAACTAGAGGAACTCCGCGAGGTCATCCACCCCGCGGGCAAGCTGGAGAGCAGGGCGGAACACTGGGCCGGCCGCCTTTACATGCGATCGCTCTCCCTGCGGGTGACCCGGCTGATGCTGGGCACCCGCGTCTCACCGAACCAGATCACGACGGTCATGGTCTTCGCGGGCGTACTCTCCGGAGTCGCCCTGGTCGTTCCCGGCCTGGGCGGCGCCGTACTGTCCGTCCTCTTCATGCAGTTGTATCTGCTCCTGGACTGCGTGGACGGCGAAGTGGCCCGCTGGCGCCGCCAGTTCAGCCCGCTCGGCGTCTACCTGGACCGCCTCGGCGCCTACCTCGCCGACGCCGCGGTCATGGTCGGCATGGGCGTCCGCGCCGCCGAACTCGGCCTGAACCTCTACCTGGTGGCTGGCCTGGCGGCCGCGATCGGCGTGCTGCTCCTGAAGTCGTCCTCGGACCTCGTCCAGGTGGCCCGCTCCGACAGCGGCATGCAGAAGGCCACCGACCAGTCCGTCGTCCCGCGCTCCAGCGGCCTCGCCCGGGTCCGCCGCCTCACCTCGGCCGTCGGCCTGCACCGCCTGGTCAACGGCATCGAGTGCACCATCCTGCTGCTCGTGACGGCGATCGTCGACCTGGCGCTCGGCGACCTGACGGCGACGAAGATCGCGACCGTGGCCGTGACGGCGATCGTCTGGCTGCTGGTCCCCGCGCACATCGTCTCGATCGTCGCGTCGTCCCGCCTGAAGTAA